The Paraburkholderia sp. ZP32-5 genome includes a window with the following:
- a CDS encoding TetR/AcrR family transcriptional regulator: MKRQRLTREQSKDQTRERLLDAAQTTFIKKGFVATSVEDIAEAAGYTRGAFYSNFRSKSELFLELLRRDHETMQAGLHAIFESAASREEMEARVLHYYSTIHRENRCFLLWIEARLLAVRDGRFRLRFNAFMHEKVEQLSAYVREFSERVGTPMPMPAEQLAIGLMGLCDGVQFFYTVDPQNVPTEMAETVLAGFFARVVFGRNA; the protein is encoded by the coding sequence ATGAAACGGCAAAGATTGACCAGAGAGCAAAGTAAGGATCAGACGCGCGAGCGTCTGCTCGATGCTGCACAGACGACTTTCATCAAGAAAGGTTTCGTCGCGACGAGCGTCGAGGATATCGCCGAGGCCGCCGGCTATACGCGCGGCGCGTTCTATTCGAACTTCCGTAGCAAGAGCGAACTGTTTCTGGAGCTGCTGCGTCGCGATCACGAAACGATGCAGGCGGGCCTGCACGCTATCTTCGAGAGCGCGGCGTCACGTGAGGAGATGGAAGCGCGCGTGCTCCACTACTACAGCACGATTCATCGCGAGAACAGGTGCTTCCTGCTGTGGATCGAGGCGAGGCTGCTCGCGGTGCGCGACGGTCGCTTCCGGCTGCGTTTCAACGCCTTCATGCACGAGAAGGTCGAGCAGCTGAGCGCGTATGTACGGGAATTTTCGGAGCGGGTCGGCACGCCGATGCCGATGCCGGCCGAGCAACTGGCGATCGGTCTGATGGGGTTGTGCGACGGCGTGCAGTTTTTCTACACGGTCGATCCGCAGAATGTGCCGACTGAAATGGCGGAGACGGTGCTGGCGGGATTTTTCGCGCGCGTGGTGTTTGGGCGCAATGCGTGA
- a CDS encoding efflux RND transporter periplasmic adaptor subunit — protein MHQQSPPHLQRGLSGLLGALALAGALSLVACSKKEAVAPAPRPVVAVAVHADGQALQAASLPGEVQSRYATPLSFRVGGKIIERRVRLGDTVKSGEVVALLDPADAQKNAASAQAQLDAAQHSLVYAQQQLDRDKAQAKENLIAPAQLEQTTNAYASALAQRDQAQQQLALARNQLQYTTLVAGHAGVITAEQADTGQNVSAGQAVYNLAWSGDVDVLCDVPESALAAFAVGQNANVTLAALPNRKFNARVRELSPAADPQSRTWRARLTLENPGSDVRLGMTADVTPAVSLAASAQHGVFTLPVTALFHEGREPAVWVVRAADSTLELRRVTVTRYDERTIVVSDGLKDGDSVVLQGVHTVSAGEKVRAIAPLHPEDFAS, from the coding sequence ATGCATCAGCAGTCTCCCCCTCATCTGCAACGCGGTCTGTCTGGCCTCCTCGGCGCGCTCGCGCTGGCTGGCGCGCTGTCGCTCGTGGCCTGCTCGAAGAAGGAGGCCGTGGCGCCCGCGCCGCGGCCGGTGGTCGCCGTCGCGGTGCACGCGGACGGTCAGGCGCTGCAGGCGGCATCGCTGCCCGGCGAAGTGCAGTCGCGCTATGCGACGCCGCTGTCGTTCCGCGTCGGCGGCAAGATCATCGAGCGGCGCGTGCGGCTCGGCGATACGGTGAAGAGCGGCGAAGTCGTCGCGCTGCTCGATCCGGCCGATGCGCAGAAGAACGCCGCGAGCGCGCAGGCGCAGCTCGACGCCGCGCAGCACAGCCTCGTCTACGCGCAGCAGCAGCTCGACCGCGACAAGGCCCAGGCGAAAGAAAACCTGATTGCGCCGGCTCAGCTCGAACAGACCACCAATGCGTATGCATCCGCGCTCGCGCAACGCGATCAGGCCCAGCAACAGTTGGCGCTCGCGAGGAACCAGCTCCAGTACACGACACTCGTCGCCGGTCATGCGGGCGTCATCACCGCGGAGCAGGCCGACACCGGGCAGAACGTGTCCGCCGGCCAGGCCGTCTACAACCTCGCGTGGAGCGGCGACGTCGACGTGCTGTGCGACGTGCCCGAAAGCGCGCTTGCTGCATTCGCGGTCGGCCAGAACGCGAACGTGACGCTCGCCGCGCTGCCGAACCGCAAGTTCAACGCGCGGGTGCGCGAGCTGTCGCCGGCCGCCGATCCGCAAAGCCGCACCTGGCGCGCGCGCCTGACGCTCGAGAACCCCGGCTCCGACGTGCGCCTCGGCATGACAGCCGATGTCACGCCGGCCGTGTCGCTCGCTGCATCGGCACAGCATGGCGTGTTCACGCTACCCGTCACCGCGCTGTTCCACGAAGGCCGCGAGCCCGCCGTATGGGTCGTGCGCGCGGCGGACAGCACGCTCGAACTGCGCCGCGTGACGGTCACGCGTTATGACGAGCGCACGATCGTCGTGAGCGACGGTTTGAAAGATGGCGACAGCGTCGTGCTGCAAGGCGTGCATACGGTGAGCGCCGGCGAGAAAGTCCGCGCGATCGCGCCGCTGCATCCCGAGGACTTCGCTTCATGA